In Pelosinus sp. UFO1, one genomic interval encodes:
- a CDS encoding TIGR03943 family protein, whose amino-acid sequence MEPRSRRTDSFNNGAFLQSIILLGFIILLGWLDITNQLPLYINPKFIILTELSCYLLIPMFVIQLLSALLPAPHSNEQQCHHHSGAWRFFPFLAVLIIAFAVPDNTLNANLVSNKGLNTQINLLSDSTQNVPRPLAPELKPLSLIKVTNLNYTEVISEINGFPKDYIGKKVMITGFVFRNPELAKNQISLVRYVVMCCTADSLPYGVMCEGANVENYPDGTWLSIEGVIQMSKYEDKNVPAVKITSLQPINEPKEPYVYPYN is encoded by the coding sequence TTGGAACCTAGATCGCGCAGAACTGATTCTTTTAACAATGGCGCATTCTTGCAGTCCATTATTCTTTTGGGATTTATTATCTTACTAGGGTGGCTTGATATTACAAACCAATTACCCTTATATATCAACCCAAAATTTATCATATTAACTGAGTTATCTTGTTATTTACTAATTCCAATGTTTGTCATACAACTACTAAGCGCCTTACTACCTGCGCCACATAGTAATGAACAGCAATGCCACCATCATTCTGGCGCATGGAGATTTTTCCCTTTTCTAGCTGTACTTATCATTGCTTTTGCAGTGCCTGATAATACACTGAATGCAAATCTTGTCAGCAATAAAGGACTCAATACCCAAATCAATCTGCTATCTGATTCTACTCAGAATGTGCCGCGCCCTCTAGCTCCTGAACTTAAGCCGCTAAGCCTTATTAAGGTTACCAACCTCAACTATACAGAGGTTATCTCTGAAATTAATGGCTTTCCCAAGGATTACATTGGAAAAAAAGTGATGATTACAGGTTTTGTTTTTAGAAATCCCGAACTGGCTAAAAATCAGATTTCCCTCGTACGTTATGTTGTTATGTGTTGCACTGCCGATTCCCTGCCCTATGGGGTTATGTGTGAAGGGGCCAACGTAGAGAATTATCCAGATGGAACTTGGTTATCGATTGAAGGTGTCATTCAAATGAGTAAGTATGAAGATAAAAATGTCCCTGCAGTGAAAATAACCTCTCTACAACCTATAAACGAGCCAAAAGAACCTTATGTCTATCCCTATAATTAA
- a CDS encoding ABC transporter substrate-binding protein yields MKKATILLIFAMMLSVLAGCSSDKKDNNSSKQGQLQNITIGLMPDVDSIPFIIAQEKGYFKEEGVTVTLKPFKSAMDRDSALQSGNLDGAVSDMLAEAFAKAGGFDTVITSITNGSYKLVVSKDETATSVQELKGKEIAISKNTIIDYVTDKILTEGGLSSADSNKVVIPQIPTRLEMLQNSKIAAATLPEPMATIAVKNGGKVLRTSEQLNLNPGVLIFTTKSVNEKEKEIQAMYRAYSKAVAYLASEPMENYIDLVIEKGGFPKDVKGALVLPKYKKATAPQEKDIEDVITWLQSRQLITQKYLYSDLVDTRFLR; encoded by the coding sequence ATGAAAAAAGCTACCATTCTATTAATTTTTGCTATGATGCTGTCTGTTTTAGCAGGATGCTCTAGCGACAAAAAGGATAATAACTCTTCTAAACAGGGGCAGTTACAGAATATTACGATTGGCCTTATGCCTGATGTAGATTCCATTCCTTTTATCATTGCGCAAGAAAAAGGATATTTTAAAGAAGAAGGTGTAACAGTAACATTAAAACCTTTTAAAAGTGCTATGGACCGAGATAGTGCTCTTCAAAGTGGCAATTTAGATGGAGCTGTTTCTGATATGTTAGCGGAAGCCTTTGCGAAAGCAGGAGGATTTGATACTGTAATCACCTCCATAACCAATGGGAGTTATAAGTTGGTCGTTAGTAAAGATGAGACAGCTACTTCCGTTCAGGAATTGAAGGGGAAAGAGATAGCGATTTCTAAAAATACGATTATCGACTATGTAACAGACAAAATCTTGACCGAGGGAGGACTCTCCTCCGCGGATAGTAATAAAGTTGTTATTCCACAGATACCTACACGTCTGGAAATGTTACAGAATAGTAAAATAGCCGCGGCAACCTTACCAGAGCCGATGGCGACAATCGCTGTTAAAAACGGGGGGAAAGTTCTAAGAACGTCAGAGCAACTTAATCTAAATCCTGGAGTACTCATATTTACCACTAAATCAGTAAATGAAAAGGAAAAAGAAATCCAGGCTATGTATCGAGCTTATAGTAAAGCCGTTGCCTATTTAGCTAGTGAACCAATGGAGAATTATATCGATTTAGTCATTGAAAAGGGCGGCTTTCCCAAAGATGTTAAAGGGGCTCTTGTCCTGCCAAAATACAAAAAAGCTACGGCACCTCAAGAGAAAGATATAGAGGATGTCATAACATGGCTTCAATCAAGGCAGTTAATTACGCAAAAATATTTATATAGTGATTTAGTCGATACTCGGTTTTTAAGGTAA
- a CDS encoding HD-GYP domain-containing protein produces the protein MISHNVELRKRLLCQKHDINDNVTNTINNIGGRMHNLKQNKLSVINIVNMEAIEEFCHQVYYCDPYTSMHAEHVAELMAGLANQMNMSSDEINLAFIVGLVHDVGKIKTPGDILNKSGRLTEDEFKVMKQHAENGADMLSNIEGAEKLASIMLHHHERYDGKGYPKGIAGENIPLLSRMLAVCDTFDAMTTNRCYRKPVSLEDCITEIKRCAGTQFDPVICGLFIEFLNERFIFMEEASY, from the coding sequence ATGATTTCACATAATGTAGAATTACGTAAAAGATTGTTATGCCAAAAACATGATATTAATGATAATGTTACCAATACTATAAATAATATAGGTGGACGCATGCATAATTTAAAACAGAACAAACTATCTGTAATAAACATAGTGAATATGGAGGCTATAGAGGAATTTTGTCATCAGGTATATTACTGTGACCCTTATACCTCGATGCATGCAGAGCACGTGGCTGAGCTTATGGCTGGATTGGCCAATCAAATGAACATGTCATCGGATGAAATTAATCTTGCTTTTATTGTCGGATTAGTTCATGACGTAGGTAAAATAAAAACTCCTGGTGATATTCTAAATAAGTCAGGTAGGCTTACTGAGGACGAGTTTAAAGTTATGAAACAACATGCTGAAAATGGTGCGGATATGTTATCAAACATCGAAGGGGCAGAAAAGCTGGCTTCAATTATGCTTCACCACCATGAAAGATATGATGGTAAAGGATATCCAAAAGGGATTGCTGGAGAGAATATACCACTGCTAAGTAGAATGCTTGCTGTTTGTGACACTTTTGATGCTATGACTACCAATCGATGTTATAGGAAACCTGTGTCCCTTGAGGACTGTATAACGGAAATTAAAAGATGTGCGGGAACACAATTTGATCCAGTGATTTGTGGGTTGTTTATTGAATTTTTAAATGAGAGGTTCATCTTTATGGAAGAGGCCAGCTATTGA
- a CDS encoding metal-sensitive transcriptional regulator yields MLTEKEKSELKLRLKKVAGQINGIDKMLDDGRYCVDVVQQILAARAALNRVSMIVLESHAKSCVVTAIKENRAEESIDELMNVLKQFTK; encoded by the coding sequence ATGTTAACAGAAAAAGAGAAAAGTGAATTAAAATTGCGACTGAAAAAAGTGGCAGGTCAAATAAATGGCATTGATAAAATGTTGGATGATGGGCGTTACTGCGTAGATGTAGTGCAGCAAATTTTGGCAGCACGGGCTGCCCTCAATCGCGTGTCAATGATTGTATTAGAAAGTCATGCAAAAAGTTGTGTGGTGACAGCAATTAAAGAAAATCGAGCAGAAGAAAGCATTGATGAACTGATGAATGTATTAAAACAATTTACGAAATAA
- a CDS encoding ABC transporter permease — MKETGQRLWYFYGILIFLTLWQCVASWIQLPIIPSPGRVIENLFKIFIPQIAIHGFYSLWRIVAGVFLAAIVGLPLGLCMGYFPKWDRLLSPVVYLTYPIPKIALLPVLMLLLGLGELSKILMIFLIIVFQVIIAVRDGVKGIPKETYYPLYSLGASSLEIFREILIPASMPKFLTSIRVAMATAVSVLFFTETFGTKYGMGYFIMDAWMRVNYLEMYSGIVVLSNIGLVLFGTIDYIEKKKCSWQYK, encoded by the coding sequence GTGAAAGAGACAGGACAGAGGCTTTGGTACTTTTATGGCATACTTATTTTCTTAACTCTATGGCAGTGTGTTGCAAGTTGGATACAATTGCCCATCATTCCTTCACCTGGAAGGGTAATCGAGAACCTATTTAAAATATTTATACCGCAAATTGCAATTCATGGCTTTTATAGTTTATGGCGCATTGTAGCAGGAGTTTTTTTAGCAGCTATTGTTGGCTTGCCTCTTGGTCTTTGTATGGGGTATTTCCCAAAGTGGGATCGGTTATTATCTCCTGTTGTATATTTGACCTATCCTATTCCTAAAATTGCTTTATTACCCGTTTTAATGTTATTGCTAGGCTTAGGAGAATTGTCAAAAATATTGATGATATTTTTGATTATTGTTTTTCAAGTTATTATAGCTGTCAGAGATGGAGTAAAAGGAATTCCCAAGGAAACTTATTATCCTTTATATTCTTTAGGAGCTAGCTCCTTGGAAATTTTCCGGGAAATCCTCATTCCTGCCTCCATGCCAAAGTTTTTGACATCAATACGGGTAGCTATGGCTACAGCTGTCTCTGTACTGTTTTTTACAGAGACATTTGGTACCAAGTATGGGATGGGTTATTTTATCATGGATGCATGGATGCGAGTGAATTACTTGGAAATGTACTCTGGTATCGTGGTGTTAAGCAATATAGGGTTAGTTTTATTTGGTACAATTGATTACATAGAAAAGAAAAAATGCAGTTGGCAATATAAATAG
- a CDS encoding ABC transporter ATP-binding protein — MIRIKDLNITYDSGGVLFEVFRNINMELSAGETCAIIGPSGCGKSTLLKVLAGIITKFDGTVEINGQPVKPKEQKIGFIPQNYGLLPWKNVLENISLGVKIKDKKNQNNEYNLALMIDLLGLSGMEYRYPGELSGGQQQRVALARAFLLKPDLLLMDEPFSALDAMTREEIQNVFLNIWRKHSVSTILVTHHMEEAVYLGQKIVILSAAPGAVSKMVENPLFGVDDVRNRQDFFQLCIELRKMIKEDWSK, encoded by the coding sequence ATGATTAGGATTAAAGATTTGAACATTACTTATGATTCTGGAGGAGTCCTTTTTGAGGTGTTCAGAAATATTAACATGGAACTTTCTGCAGGCGAAACTTGTGCCATTATAGGGCCCTCGGGCTGTGGAAAATCCACGCTTTTAAAAGTATTAGCCGGAATTATTACTAAATTTGATGGAACAGTCGAGATTAACGGGCAGCCGGTCAAACCAAAAGAACAAAAGATTGGCTTTATTCCGCAAAACTACGGACTGTTACCCTGGAAAAATGTACTTGAGAATATAAGTTTGGGTGTTAAAATAAAAGACAAAAAAAATCAGAACAATGAGTATAACTTGGCTTTAATGATTGACTTGTTAGGACTCAGCGGAATGGAATATCGCTATCCAGGAGAATTAAGTGGAGGGCAGCAGCAACGGGTCGCATTGGCTCGTGCCTTTCTTTTAAAACCTGATTTACTTTTAATGGATGAACCCTTCTCTGCGTTAGATGCTATGACCCGGGAAGAAATACAGAATGTATTTTTAAACATTTGGAGGAAACATTCTGTTTCAACCATTCTAGTCACTCATCATATGGAGGAAGCTGTATACCTAGGGCAGAAGATCGTGATTTTATCTGCCGCGCCTGGAGCAGTCAGCAAAATGGTTGAAAATCCTCTGTTTGGAGTAGACGATGTTCGAAATCGTCAAGATTTCTTTCAACTATGCATTGAGCTACGTAAGATGATAAAAGAGGATTGGTCAAAGTGA
- the queF gene encoding preQ(1) synthase — protein sequence MSRNNKELEGITLLGNQNVKYEYSYTPEVLEVFENKHIENDYWVKFNCPEFTTLCPMTGQPDFATIYIKYIPDVKMVESKSLKLYLLSFRNQGDFHEDVVNIIMKDLIRLMQPRYIEVWGKFLPRGGISIDPYCNYGKPDTKYQSLAWHRMQENDLHSLEKIDNR from the coding sequence ATGTCAAGAAATAATAAAGAATTAGAAGGTATAACCCTTTTGGGAAATCAAAATGTTAAGTATGAATATTCATATACTCCGGAGGTCTTGGAGGTATTTGAAAATAAGCATATTGAAAATGACTACTGGGTAAAGTTTAATTGTCCTGAATTTACTACCCTTTGTCCCATGACAGGACAACCTGACTTTGCCACTATTTATATAAAATATATTCCCGATGTCAAAATGGTTGAGAGTAAGTCATTAAAATTATATTTACTTAGTTTCCGTAACCAAGGTGACTTTCATGAAGACGTTGTTAATATTATTATGAAGGATCTTATAAGACTAATGCAGCCCCGCTATATTGAAGTCTGGGGGAAGTTCCTGCCACGTGGTGGTATATCCATTGACCCTTATTGCAACTATGGCAAACCTGATACTAAATACCAAAGCCTGGCTTGGCATAGAATGCAGGAAAACGATTTGCACTCTTTAGAGAAGATTGATAATCGATAA
- a CDS encoding permease, whose product MDLIVATISSTVSTVMSWNDFINFKIILLSIIIEAFPFLILSVMVSAMLSHFVSESRIRSMLPKNKFLSLIMACFLGILFPVCDCGMVPIVRRLVLKGVPLPTAIVFMLAAPIINPVVGAATAFAFRNHIEVVFLRLGAACFVALFTGLFINFFFIGNQLKKAGEIHSHTHGCCHDTTHNHPIQPSFLNKIIFTFRDASNEFFEMGKFLLIGAMLGSLSQILLPHAMLLTLGQNSFLSTGFMMLFAFFISVCSSADAFIAASFSTSFSLGSLVTFMVLGPMIDLKNLLMLLYTFRTRFVIWLALMIILLCSSAAYVINHL is encoded by the coding sequence TTGGATCTCATAGTAGCAACAATTTCTTCAACTGTATCAACTGTTATGAGTTGGAATGATTTTATTAACTTTAAGATAATCTTACTTAGCATTATTATTGAAGCTTTTCCTTTTTTGATACTTAGCGTTATGGTCTCTGCAATGTTAAGTCATTTTGTTTCCGAAAGCAGAATTCGCAGTATGTTACCCAAAAATAAATTTTTGAGTCTTATCATGGCTTGCTTTCTTGGCATTCTCTTTCCTGTTTGTGATTGTGGAATGGTTCCTATTGTAAGACGCTTAGTTTTAAAGGGAGTTCCCTTACCTACAGCTATTGTTTTTATGTTGGCCGCTCCCATTATAAATCCGGTTGTCGGGGCCGCTACAGCATTTGCTTTTCGAAATCATATTGAGGTAGTTTTTCTAAGGCTAGGAGCAGCCTGTTTCGTGGCTTTGTTTACTGGACTCTTTATCAATTTTTTCTTTATTGGTAATCAATTGAAAAAGGCTGGAGAAATCCACTCTCATACCCATGGATGCTGCCATGATACAACTCATAACCATCCTATTCAACCTTCTTTTCTTAATAAAATTATTTTTACATTTCGAGATGCTAGCAACGAGTTTTTTGAAATGGGAAAATTTTTACTCATAGGTGCTATGCTTGGATCCTTATCTCAAATCCTTCTGCCTCACGCCATGCTACTTACACTAGGACAAAATTCCTTCTTATCAACTGGATTCATGATGTTGTTTGCATTTTTCATCTCCGTCTGCTCATCTGCAGATGCTTTTATTGCTGCATCATTTAGCACCAGTTTTTCCTTAGGTTCTCTTGTCACCTTTATGGTATTGGGACCGATGATCGATCTTAAAAATCTTCTAATGCTGCTCTATACATTCCGTACAAGATTTGTAATATGGCTCGCGCTAATGATTATCCTTTTATGTTCCAGTGCAGCCTATGTTATAAATCATCTCTAA